In Granulicella mallensis MP5ACTX8, the sequence GATTGATCTGAGGAACATGCGTATGCGGGGATAGTTTTTATTCTGTTTCTTCTTCCAATTCGACTGCATCCACACTGGCGTAATTCTGATCTGGCACGAACGACACAATTAACTTACCTTGTGCATTTGGGTGGAGTCCATGAAATGTCTTCTTGAAGGCATGGCCTGGACCAGCTTCCTTTAGGATGTCAAGATTTCGTGTTAACGCTGTTCCATTGCAGAGTACGTCGAAGACCCGACTTCCGACACCGCCAGTCTTTGATTGACTCGTACCCCAGTACTTTTCCGCAAAATATAATGTCAGCGCATAGCTCCCTTTGTCTGCGGGTAGTGCATAGCTGAAATTGCCATATCGTTCCCCGGCATATAGACCTGGGTCTTCCGTCCCGGCTACTGTAATCTTGTCGTTCGCCAGTTGTCCTCCGCCGAAGTAAGTATCGGGAGACCAGAGATCTCCCGCCTTATCTACAAAGAACTCATTTTGCGCCACCATGCGAATGGGACGTTGATGGTGCGCTATTCCTGGAACGATTTCGATTGCATTAATCATCGATTCTCCCAAGACACTTGAAAAATTCAACTGGAGATTGCCATCCGGTCCAGGGTGAATGTCCTTGAATACCCTCACGTCGGCTGTATTCGCTCCGGCATCGGCAACAATATCGAATTGACTCAGAAGGAGGGCTCCATTGAGTTGTACGTTGAAGACGCGACTGTTTTCTCCGCCCCCCAAACTGCTTGTCGGACTATAGGTGGTTTCGGCAAAGTAGAGTCGCATCTCATAGGTCCCGGGTTTGAGCGGGATCTTGTAGGAAAATGTTCCCGACCGTGATGTGAGATACATCTCGGAATCCCGGGTACGCGCAATGTACTGATCAGGCAAGTCCGTTGTGGCTCCGCCTGAAAAGTAGCGGTCTCCCATCCATACGTTGCCTTCATGGTCTTTAAAGATCGGTCGGCTATATCCACAACGAATACGGATCTCCGGACCGGACGGCAATACGGGGGCGAAGGGTGTCGAGGCAATGGGTGCATTGCTCGAACGCGTAAGATGAACCAGGTTCGACGAGAGCCGTGCCACGATCAATGCGCAGATGATTACCGGAAGAACATACAAGAAAATCCTGTTCTTTTGTACGAATCTCCGGCTGGTCATGGGGGCAGCGACTGAGGAATCTCCGGGAGCGGTTTCCTGATTCTGGTCAGGCACAGAGGGAAAGTGCGGTTCGATGGCGGTGCGATCTACAAATTCCGGCAGGTAATGTCCGGTAGCGACTACGATCTCTATCGGCTCGTGCGCGCCTTCTCCTTCGTAAAATTCACGCAGTTTCTTTCTCAGGCGGTAAACCTCGACCCGCACTATCGAATCCGTTGCCTGATCGAAGCTTTCTGGGCGGTGAAAGACGTCGGCGGCGATCGAATATTCTTTGATGTTGTCGGTATCGCCTTCGAAATACTTCTGGCAGATATATTCCAGCAGGTGGGTCAGCCGAGGATTTTTTCTAAATCTTGGTGATGCGAGTACTGCCTCGAGTGCCTGACGTTCTTCTGCTAAACGTGCCGGTTGCGGAATCGTTCCCTGTGTCGCCATGAGTCTGTTTCTCTGTGATTGCAGAGGGCAGGGAGGTCCCCACCCTGGTCAAGGGGGATCGCGGCCTGGAGGCCATTCCAGAGGGTTGTTGCCGGTTGGATCATGAAAATCGTCCAGTCGATAGATCGGACTGCCGGCAGCTTCGATTGCGGAGCTATGTCCATGTGCGAGATTTCAGAATGATGAATGCTGTCAACTTCGCTCGTCCCGGGAAGTCGATTTCCTCGCGAGGGGTATTAGCGCTGCAAAAAAAGCTACGAGCATTGACGCGTCCCAATATAACCCCCTAAATTTCCCAGTGCAAACACGAGGTAACGGTGAAAGATACCGCAAGGTAACAGATGTAACGTTTACGGTTTCGACTAAAGGTCCATATAAGTGGGGAGTCATCGACTCCGATGAGTTGGAATCTCTCCCCCAAGGACCTTTATGACTCGCAACCTATCGAAACTTCGCCAAGCGATCTTCTTCCTGTGCTTCCTGGCCTCGGTGAGCGTCATAACTAATTGCTCATACGCACAATCGGCCTCGAGCTGGCAGCTGGTCTGGAGTGATGAGTTCAATGGCCCGGCTGGTTCTGCCCCTAATTCCCAAAACTGGACCCTTACCCAGGGGCTGACCCCTGATGGAGCCCAAAGTTACAACTGCCTGTTTGGTCAGACCACGAATGGATGCGATCCCAACAACCCCAACGTCTATCTGGACGGCAACGGAAATCTGGCTATCGTGGCGCGTTCGGCTGCGGCTGCCCCCAACGGAGTTACAACCGGACGAATCTCGTCGACTTCCGGAACGAATAACTCCACGATTCTCTTCGGCACTCAATATGGCCGCGTCGAAGCAGGCATGACTCTACCGGCGGGGACAGGGAACCAGGGCGTATGGCCGGCCTTCTGGATGTTGGGGAACAACATCTCCTCGATCAATTGGCCAAGCTGCGGCGAGATGGACATTATGGAGTACATTGGTGCCGCCAATCCCACACAGGTCTATGGAACGCTTCATGGACAGGGGTATGGCAACGATGGGTTGGGCGTTCGAGCTACCAATACAGCGGGGTTCGGCGGGTACCATGTCTTCGGTATGATCTGGAGTCCAAATCAGGTCCAGTTCTACGTAGACGACGTTACGAACATCTACGGGACGATCTCCACTGCCGATCTTATGGCGAACCAATCCTGGGTCAATGGTGGACTGGCAGCATGGCCCTTCAACAATCCCTTCTTCCTCATCCTCGACCTGAACATGGGCGGCCCTTTCCCAGGGAATGTCAGTAGCGCGACGACCTATCCTCAGACCTTGTTGGTCGACTATGTCCGCGTCTACCAGGCCACGCCTCCAGCGGCACCAACGCATGTGACTGCGACGGCTTCCTCTCAGAGCCAGGTTGCTCTCAACTGGACCGCAAGCACGACCACGGATGCAACGTACAACGTCTATCGCAGCTCAATCTCCGGAACGCCGCCGCAGTCCCAGAGCCAACCGAATCCGGCCGTCATCCCGCAATCGAATCAGACTTTGATCGCCAACAACATTACGGGAACCTCGTTTGCCGACGCCAATCTTGCACCCGGGCACACGTACTTCTATACGGTGACAAGTAGCGGAGGTTATTCCGGGGAATCGGCCGCTCCGCAGGCTTCGGTAACGCTGCCTGCCAGCGGTGTAGGAGCGAATGGCGGCGCGCTTCACGTAAGCGCCGCGGGCTACAGCGGGACGGGGGCATATATCCAGAACTCCCAGGTAAGCGGTGGGTTTACGAACGCCTTCACCGCCACGGTTGATACCAGCGCCGTCACCAATCCGGCTCCTCAGGATGTGTACCACTCCGAGCGTTGGGGACCACAGAGCTGGACCATCGCGCATCTTTCTCCTGGCAGCAGTTACGACCTTCGAATGCACTTCGCCGAATCCGCCTGGACTGCAGCCGGCCAGCGACAGTTCAACGTATTGGTCAATGGCCAACAGGTACTGACGAACTTCGATATCTTCGCCACGTCCGGTGCCCAGAACAGAGTGGTAACGCAAACGATCAACACTGTGGCCGACCAAAACGGGGTCATTCTTCTTCAATTGGCACCTGGGGCGGCAGACCAGCCGGAGATTCGCGCCCTGGACGTAACCCCTTCAACCGGTGGCACGACCTATGGCAATACTGGAGGCAGCACTGCCTACATTGCGATCGATTCCGGCGGCCCGGTTGAGGGTGCCTTCGAAGCTGACGTGAATGGCGGGAGCTTCGGACTTCCACAAAACCCGCTGACGGCGGGCGGGGGGACCAACACCACAACGCAAACCATCAGCACTGCAGGTGTCACAAACCCGGCTCCTGCTGCGGTCTACGAGACAGAACGGTACGGGGCCTTCGGGTACGTCTATACCGGACTGCTTCCAAGTTCCATCTACACCATCCGGCTCCATTTTGCAGAGGGCGTTACGACCCATACCGCGGCAGGTGATCGTCTCTTCAACGTTTCGGTCAACGGTACTCAGGTGCTGACGAACTACGATATCTTTGCCACCGCCGGCCTCAATCAGGCTGTCATTCAACAGGTCACGGGCACATCGGACGAGCATGGAATACTCTCGGTGCAGTTGTATCCAGGCGCGACCGACCTGCCCTCGCTGCGTGGAATTGAAATTACGCAGACAGGGACCGCACCTCCACCCCCGGTTCTTCCCGGGGCGCCGACGGCACTTAGCGCGACGACAGCTTCGGCCAGCCAGATCAACCTGAGTTGGACGGCGAGCAATACCTCCGGCGTGCAGTACCAGGTATTTCGGCGCACAACGTCCGGATTTACACCGTCAAGCAGCAACCAGGTGGCTACGACCACTACGACAACCTATTCCGATACGGTCTTAGCGGCAGCGACTACCTACTACTATGTGGTTGAGGCCAGCAACGCGTCGGGAAGCTCGCCGGCCTCCAACCAGACCAGCGCCACAACGGCTGGCAGTGGCGGCAGTAACACCGATGTAGTGGACATCAACGCAGGTGGAACGGCCGCAGGCAGCTATCTGGCGGACACCGACTTTACAGGTGGCACGGCGTCCTCGACCACAGCGACAATCAATACCTCCCTGGTAGCCAACCCCGCTCCGCAATCCGTTTATCAGACGGAGCGGTTCGGGGATTTCACTTACACCATCCCCAACCTGACTCCCGGCGCAAGCTACACCGTGAATCTGCACTTTGCGGAGATCTACTGGACTGCTCCCGGCAAACGGCAGTTCAACGTCCTGATTAACGGAGCCACCGTGCTGACGAACTTCGATGTCCTTGCCACTGCGGGTGGAGAAGACATCGCCATCGTCAAATCGTTTCCTGCGACCGCCTCCAGTAGCGGAACCATCACCATACAGTTCACCACCGGCGCCGCTGACCTGCCCAAGATCAGTGGGATTGAAATTACTCAACCAACGTCTCTTCACAAGACCGATCTTCAGATCGATGCGGGCGGCGCTGCCGGCGGTACGTGGCTGGCGGATGAGGACTTTAACGGCGGGACGGCCTCTTCAACGACAGCTGCGATCAACACCTCCCTGGTGGCCAACCCTGCTCCGCAAGCCGTCTATCAGACGGAGCGGTTCGGGGACTTCACTTACACCATCCCCAATCTGACTCCTGGTGCAAGTTACACCGTAAATCTGCACTTCGCGGAGATCTACTGGTCTGCTGCGGGCAAGCGACAGTTCAACGTCCTGATCAACGGAGCAACCGTGCTGACGAACTTCGATGTCTTCGCTGCGGCTGGGGGTGAAGATATCGCCATCGTCAAATCGTTCTCTGCAATCGCCACCAGTAACGGAACCATCACGATACAGTTCACTACCGGCGCCGCCGACCTGCCTAAGGTTAGCGGGATTGAGGTTGTGGGCTGAACCTTTGTAAACCTGGTGCGGCAATCGCTCGCCGCTGCGCTAAACCACTCACGTCACCTATACCCACGAGGGATTCATGCGACTTTCGATCACGCTGCGCAGTAAACTCCTGATTCTTAGCGCTGCATGCGCTGTTACATGCGGTTTTACGAATCGAGCCGTCGCACAATACAACTCCACCATCTTTGGACCGAACGTCTATGTTTTCGATCCATCCGTTGCAGGATCTGTCATCAACGCCGACATCGCTTCCATCTCAAACCCCACGGTTAGCAGCGGACAGTTCAGCAGCAGCCGTGCGGCAGTTCTGTTCAAGCCCGGTACATACTCCGGAGTGAGCCAGGAGGTAGGCTTTTACACCTCCATCGCCGGACTGGGACTAACACCGGATTCGACGGTGCTCAATGGTGGTGGCCTCTACCTGGATGTGACCGACAGCAATGGCAACGTAACGACGAACTTCTGGCGGTCGATGGAGAATCTCCGCATCAATGTGCCCGCAGGCGATACGGAGACCTGGGCTGTCTCGCAGGGGGCTTCACTTCGCCGCGTTCATATCGCCGGCGGTCTGGAGTTAAGCAATCAGAGTTGCGGCGAGGCGAGTGGAGGCTTTATCGCAGATGCCACGGTTGATAATGGGATTAACGCCTGTTCACAGCAGCAGTGGTACACCCGCAACAGCACCATGGCCTCGTTCAGCGACAATGTGTGGAACTTTGTCTTCTCCGGCG encodes:
- a CDS encoding malectin domain-containing carbohydrate-binding protein, producing the protein MATQGTIPQPARLAEERQALEAVLASPRFRKNPRLTHLLEYICQKYFEGDTDNIKEYSIAADVFHRPESFDQATDSIVRVEVYRLRKKLREFYEGEGAHEPIEIVVATGHYLPEFVDRTAIEPHFPSVPDQNQETAPGDSSVAAPMTSRRFVQKNRIFLYVLPVIICALIVARLSSNLVHLTRSSNAPIASTPFAPVLPSGPEIRIRCGYSRPIFKDHEGNVWMGDRYFSGGATTDLPDQYIARTRDSEMYLTSRSGTFSYKIPLKPGTYEMRLYFAETTYSPTSSLGGGENSRVFNVQLNGALLLSQFDIVADAGANTADVRVFKDIHPGPDGNLQLNFSSVLGESMINAIEIVPGIAHHQRPIRMVAQNEFFVDKAGDLWSPDTYFGGGQLANDKITVAGTEDPGLYAGERYGNFSYALPADKGSYALTLYFAEKYWGTSQSKTGGVGSRVFDVLCNGTALTRNLDILKEAGPGHAFKKTFHGLHPNAQGKLIVSFVPDQNYASVDAVELEEETE
- a CDS encoding malectin domain-containing carbohydrate-binding protein, with the protein product MTRNLSKLRQAIFFLCFLASVSVITNCSYAQSASSWQLVWSDEFNGPAGSAPNSQNWTLTQGLTPDGAQSYNCLFGQTTNGCDPNNPNVYLDGNGNLAIVARSAAAAPNGVTTGRISSTSGTNNSTILFGTQYGRVEAGMTLPAGTGNQGVWPAFWMLGNNISSINWPSCGEMDIMEYIGAANPTQVYGTLHGQGYGNDGLGVRATNTAGFGGYHVFGMIWSPNQVQFYVDDVTNIYGTISTADLMANQSWVNGGLAAWPFNNPFFLILDLNMGGPFPGNVSSATTYPQTLLVDYVRVYQATPPAAPTHVTATASSQSQVALNWTASTTTDATYNVYRSSISGTPPQSQSQPNPAVIPQSNQTLIANNITGTSFADANLAPGHTYFYTVTSSGGYSGESAAPQASVTLPASGVGANGGALHVSAAGYSGTGAYIQNSQVSGGFTNAFTATVDTSAVTNPAPQDVYHSERWGPQSWTIAHLSPGSSYDLRMHFAESAWTAAGQRQFNVLVNGQQVLTNFDIFATSGAQNRVVTQTINTVADQNGVILLQLAPGAADQPEIRALDVTPSTGGTTYGNTGGSTAYIAIDSGGPVEGAFEADVNGGSFGLPQNPLTAGGGTNTTTQTISTAGVTNPAPAAVYETERYGAFGYVYTGLLPSSIYTIRLHFAEGVTTHTAAGDRLFNVSVNGTQVLTNYDIFATAGLNQAVIQQVTGTSDEHGILSVQLYPGATDLPSLRGIEITQTGTAPPPPVLPGAPTALSATTASASQINLSWTASNTSGVQYQVFRRTTSGFTPSSSNQVATTTTTTYSDTVLAAATTYYYVVEASNASGSSPASNQTSATTAGSGGSNTDVVDINAGGTAAGSYLADTDFTGGTASSTTATINTSLVANPAPQSVYQTERFGDFTYTIPNLTPGASYTVNLHFAEIYWTAPGKRQFNVLINGATVLTNFDVLATAGGEDIAIVKSFPATASSSGTITIQFTTGAADLPKISGIEITQPTSLHKTDLQIDAGGAAGGTWLADEDFNGGTASSTTAAINTSLVANPAPQAVYQTERFGDFTYTIPNLTPGASYTVNLHFAEIYWSAAGKRQFNVLINGATVLTNFDVFAAAGGEDIAIVKSFSAIATSNGTITIQFTTGAADLPKVSGIEVVG